Proteins found in one Choloepus didactylus isolate mChoDid1 chromosome 25, mChoDid1.pri, whole genome shotgun sequence genomic segment:
- the CDKN2D gene encoding cyclin-dependent kinase 4 inhibitor D, protein MLLEEVRAGDRLSGAAARGDVQEVRRLLHRELVHPDALNRFGKTALQVMMFGSPTIALELLKQGATPNIQDASGTTPAHDAARTGFLDTLKVLVEHGADVNAPDAAGALPIHLAVREGHAAVVRFLAGESDLHHRDAGGLTPVELARQTGAQDVLDILQGHAVAPL, encoded by the exons ATGCTGCTGGAGGAGGTCCGCGCCGGCGACCGGCTGAGCGGGGCCGCGGCCCGGGGCGACGTGCAGGAGGTGCGCCGCCTTCTGCACCGCGAGCTGGTGCATCCCGACGCCCTGAACCGCTTCGGCAAGACGGCGCTGCAG GTCATGATGTTCGGCAGCCCCACCATCGCCCTGGAGCTGCTGAAGCAAGGAGCCACTCCCAACATCCAGGACGCCTCCGGCACGACCCCAGCCCACGACGCAGCCCGCACGGGGTTCCTGGACACCCTGAAGGTCCTGGTGGAGCACGGCGCTGATGTCAACGCCCCCGACGCCGCGGGGGCGCTCCCCATCCATCTGGCGGTGAGGGAGGGCCATGCGGCCGTGGTCCGCTTCCTGGCCGGGGAGTCCGATCTCCATCACCGGGACGCCGGGGGTCTCACGCCCGTGGAGCTGGCGCGGCAGACGGGGGCTCAGGACGTCCTGGACATCCTGCAGGGGCACGCGGTGGCCCCGCTGTGA